A window of Natrinema salifodinae contains these coding sequences:
- the cca gene encoding CCA tRNA nucleotidyltransferase produces the protein MTEEDDSDEHEVRNASRARDLETVVAEIRDRVDPDDDERDRLREVADRLMDRAETAATELCDGADVLQVGSTARNTWISGDRDIDVFVRFPPELDRETLEEHGLEVGHATLPEGHEEYAEHPYVKGEVEGFDVDVVPCFRLESATEIRSAVDRTPFHTRYLQTRLDEDLAAAVRVTKQFLKGIGVYGSDLRTQGFSGYLTELLVCEYGGFRPLLEAAADWHPPVELDPEDHGQARETASPSRDEEVNDVDLPFDDPLVVIDPTDPERNVAAVCSSENVARFQHYAREFLESPHTDFFDPSEPEPLTEADLSAHLERRGTTPVAVRFDAPDLVEDQLYPQLRKSLAGITQGLDDRGFDVFRATTIADETAVVFAELAVAERPAVERHEGPPIHVRGHADGFYVAYADDPDAYGPFIEDDRYVTEREREFTTAREFLESDRLFDVGLGAHVETALEDGYEVLIDDEVAALLDEFGAELAAYFEPRP, from the coding sequence ATGACCGAGGAGGACGACAGCGACGAGCACGAGGTCCGGAACGCGAGCCGCGCTCGCGACCTCGAGACGGTCGTCGCCGAGATTCGCGACCGCGTCGATCCGGACGACGACGAGCGCGACCGACTCCGCGAGGTCGCCGACCGACTCATGGACCGCGCCGAAACGGCGGCGACGGAGCTGTGCGACGGCGCCGACGTCTTACAGGTCGGCTCGACTGCCCGCAACACCTGGATCAGCGGCGACCGCGACATCGACGTCTTCGTCCGCTTTCCGCCGGAGCTCGATCGCGAAACGCTCGAGGAACACGGGCTCGAGGTCGGCCACGCCACCCTGCCGGAGGGCCACGAGGAGTACGCCGAACACCCCTACGTCAAGGGCGAGGTCGAGGGCTTCGACGTCGACGTGGTCCCCTGTTTCCGGCTCGAGTCCGCCACCGAGATCCGCTCGGCGGTCGATCGCACGCCCTTCCACACCAGATACCTCCAGACGCGACTCGACGAGGATCTCGCCGCCGCCGTCCGCGTCACCAAACAGTTCCTCAAGGGGATCGGGGTCTACGGCAGCGACCTCAGGACGCAGGGCTTCAGCGGCTACCTGACCGAACTGCTCGTCTGCGAGTACGGCGGGTTCCGGCCGCTGCTCGAGGCCGCGGCCGACTGGCACCCGCCGGTCGAACTCGATCCCGAGGATCACGGCCAGGCGCGCGAGACGGCGTCACCGTCTCGGGACGAAGAAGTCAACGATGTTGACCTCCCGTTCGACGATCCGTTGGTCGTCATCGACCCGACCGATCCCGAGCGCAACGTCGCGGCCGTCTGTTCGTCCGAGAACGTCGCCCGATTCCAACACTACGCTCGCGAGTTTCTCGAGTCACCACACACCGATTTCTTCGATCCGTCCGAGCCCGAACCGCTGACCGAAGCCGACCTGTCTGCCCACCTCGAGCGCCGGGGGACTACGCCCGTCGCCGTCCGGTTCGACGCACCCGACCTGGTCGAGGATCAGCTCTACCCGCAACTGCGTAAATCGCTCGCCGGCATCACGCAGGGGCTGGACGACCGCGGATTCGACGTCTTCCGGGCGACGACGATCGCCGACGAGACGGCCGTCGTCTTCGCCGAGCTCGCGGTGGCCGAACGGCCCGCCGTCGAGCGCCACGAGGGACCGCCGATCCACGTCCGCGGTCACGCGGACGGCTTCTACGTCGCCTACGCGGACGATCCGGACGCCTACGGACCGTTCATCGAGGACGATCGGTACGTCACCGAACGCGAACGCGAGTTCACGACCGCCCGCGAGTTCCTCGAGAGCGATCGTCTCTTCGACGTGGGCCTGGGTGCACACGTCGAGACCGCGCTCGAAGACGGGTACGAGGTACTGATCGACGACGAGGTCGCCGCCCTGCTCGACGAATTCGGCGCGGAATTAGCGGCCTACTTCGAGCCGCGTCCCTGA
- a CDS encoding MogA/MoaB family molybdenum cofactor biosynthesis protein: protein MSSDRDDRRHTDDHGHDIIDPLHVGIVTVSTSRAGADDPDDPGGDTIQASFEDAGHEVTERLLVRDDYSAIRTAVRSLVARRDIDVVCTTGGTGVTVDDVSPEATSSLFERELPGFGELFRSLSWDEVGTRAMASRATAGIAVDTPVFCLPGSKSACETACEDLIVPEAPHLAGLATRHRAGTNDQTLADYQEQNRTSD, encoded by the coding sequence ATGTCCAGCGATCGCGACGATCGACGACACACCGACGATCACGGCCACGACATCATCGACCCGCTCCACGTCGGAATCGTTACCGTCTCTACTTCGCGCGCGGGCGCGGACGATCCCGACGATCCGGGCGGGGACACTATCCAGGCGTCGTTCGAGGATGCGGGCCACGAGGTAACAGAGCGACTGTTGGTCCGCGACGACTACTCCGCGATCCGGACCGCCGTCCGGAGTCTGGTCGCGCGCCGCGACATCGACGTAGTGTGTACCACCGGCGGCACCGGCGTCACCGTCGACGACGTCTCGCCGGAGGCCACGTCGTCGCTGTTCGAACGCGAACTCCCCGGCTTCGGCGAGTTGTTCAGGTCCCTCTCCTGGGACGAGGTCGGGACGCGCGCGATGGCCTCGCGTGCGACCGCCGGGATTGCCGTCGATACACCCGTCTTCTGTCTCCCCGGCAGCAAAAGCGCCTGCGAAACCGCCTGCGAGGACCTGATCGTCCCCGAAGCGCCACACCTCGCGGGCCTGGCGACGCGCCACCGCGCCGGAACGAACGACCAGACGCTGGCGGACTATCAAGAGCAGAATCGAACCTCGGACTGA